ATCTTATCACAATCAGTCTAAATCTATTAGAATTCTCAATGCTTATCATAAGCAACCTTCAATTGCTCTACGGAATCAATTAGTCTTATTGAATAGTGGTCTGGTTAGGCAAATTGCTTATCGACTTAGCTATCAGTGTAACGAACCTTATGAAGATTTGGAGCAAATTGGATATATAGGATTAATTAGAGCTATTGAAAGATTCGATCCGCAACAAGGTTGTGCTTTCAGTTCCTTTGCTGTTCCCTATATTCGCGGAGAAATCTTACACTTTTTAAGAGATAAAGGTAGTGTAGTCAGAATTCCTAGACGTTGGCAAGAATTACAAAAGAAAGGTCAAAAAATTCGTTCTGAATTATTTTTAACTCTTGGTCGTTATCCTAAAGATGAAGAGATAGCTGAAGCTTTAGAAATATCTACCGAAGAATGGTTTGAAAGCAAAGCTGCTACTCAAAACCGTTTA
This genomic stretch from Merismopedia glauca CCAP 1448/3 harbors:
- a CDS encoding RNA polymerase sigma factor SigF, which gives rise to MKTTSYHNQSKSIRILNAYHKQPSIALRNQLVLLNSGLVRQIAYRLSYQCNEPYEDLEQIGYIGLIRAIERFDPQQGCAFSSFAVPYIRGEILHFLRDKGSVVRIPRRWQELQKKGQKIRSELFLTLGRYPKDEEIAEALEISTEEWFESKAATQNRLPLSLDAKISQVVDSGVSLGDTIPDVHTQGLQDLAEDWQQLEAAMTQLEDKTKAAIEFVFLKELPRKEAAKLIGISPMTVTRRLQTGIDKLSHLLQKQTTCNSVKAAS